Proteins encoded in a region of the Novibacillus thermophilus genome:
- a CDS encoding ABC transporter substrate-binding protein, translating into MRKILLVLMALLMAFSLAACSSSSDDATADQEDGNITLRVAWWGSQTRHDKTMEVIKMYEKENPHVTIETEFTGYDGYWEKMAAQAAGGNLPDVIQQDFGEYMTQYSEKGLLADLDEFVDNGTIDVSHFDDLLIDSGVMDGQLKGIPLGMNAYAVMYDPEMLESAGIELPSMEWSWDEFKDIAKKAAEVYDYGSSDFADNRHGFEVFARQHGQSLFTEDGSALGFDDEVLTGYWKLLLELQEEGIIPPPDVALEYVEVENSLLSHGKAPFQIRWSNQAVAVASTVGKDLKMATIPGDVKGLFVKPAMFFSISETSDKKEEAAKFINFFVNNVEAQKVQELDRGVPPSSNVREEMVDNLSATDRETFDYIDYLLEKASPIDKGYPLQAAEVFKLFDDLTERVLYQEITPEKGAEEFRTQAEEIISQ; encoded by the coding sequence TTGATGGCGTTTTCATTGGCGGCGTGCTCCAGTAGCTCCGATGATGCAACAGCCGATCAAGAAGACGGCAACATTACTTTACGGGTCGCGTGGTGGGGGTCTCAAACGCGGCATGACAAAACGATGGAAGTTATAAAAATGTACGAAAAAGAAAATCCGCACGTGACCATTGAGACCGAATTTACCGGCTATGACGGATATTGGGAGAAAATGGCGGCCCAAGCGGCTGGCGGAAACCTTCCCGACGTTATTCAGCAAGACTTCGGAGAATACATGACCCAGTATTCGGAAAAAGGTCTCCTGGCCGATTTGGATGAGTTTGTTGACAATGGAACGATTGACGTGAGTCACTTTGATGACCTTTTAATCGATTCGGGGGTCATGGACGGACAGTTAAAGGGCATTCCCCTGGGCATGAATGCGTACGCCGTGATGTACGATCCGGAAATGCTTGAATCGGCTGGAATTGAACTTCCGTCAATGGAGTGGTCCTGGGACGAGTTTAAGGACATCGCGAAAAAAGCAGCCGAAGTCTATGATTACGGTTCAAGTGACTTCGCGGACAACAGACACGGATTCGAAGTTTTTGCGAGACAACACGGACAAAGCCTTTTTACAGAAGATGGATCAGCTTTAGGATTTGATGACGAAGTGTTGACCGGTTATTGGAAGTTACTTCTTGAACTACAAGAGGAGGGAATCATTCCGCCCCCCGATGTGGCCCTTGAGTACGTGGAAGTCGAAAATTCTCTGCTCTCCCATGGAAAGGCTCCATTTCAGATCCGCTGGTCCAACCAAGCCGTCGCGGTTGCTTCCACTGTGGGAAAAGATTTAAAAATGGCGACGATACCTGGAGACGTGAAAGGATTGTTTGTGAAACCGGCGATGTTTTTCTCAATCAGTGAAACGTCCGACAAAAAGGAAGAAGCCGCAAAGTTTATTAACTTCTTTGTCAACAACGTGGAAGCGCAGAAAGTGCAAGAATTAGATCGCGGCGTTCCCCCTTCTTCAAACGTAAGGGAGGAAATGGTAGACAACTTGAGTGCCACGGACCGGGAAACGTTTGACTACATTGACTACTTACTCGAAAAGGCTAGTCCCATCGACAAAGGGTATCCCCTGCAAGCCGCTGAGGTGTTTAAGCTGTTCGATGATTTAACCGAACGCGTTCTGTATCAGGAAATAACGCCTGAGAAAGGTGCAGAAGAATTTAGGACTCAGGCTGAAGAAATCATTTCGCAATAA
- a CDS encoding carbohydrate ABC transporter permease encodes MQTETTKPRVLKRRTGLKWLHSDNVVGYVFIFPFIFSFCVFTIFPMLTSLYMSFTDYDLLGAPRWVGFDNYVHMLTSDSKFWQAMKVTFFYTFTAVPGRLIFALIVALLLVKVTRFAGMYRTALYIPSIIGGSVAVAVMWRQLFGNEGAINSFLELMGFEPVSWLGNASTAIWTLVVLYGWQFGSSMLIFLAGLKNIPQTYYEAASVDGANAWQRFYKITIPLLTPVILFNVVMQTIQGFMAFTPSYIITEGGPMNSTLLYVLYMFERAFTFFDMGYASAMAWVMLIIIAILTALIFKSSPYWVHYESDNSR; translated from the coding sequence ATGCAAACGGAAACGACAAAACCGAGAGTGCTGAAAAGGCGAACGGGATTGAAGTGGTTGCATTCTGACAATGTGGTGGGCTATGTTTTCATCTTCCCTTTTATTTTCAGTTTTTGTGTGTTTACCATTTTTCCAATGCTCACGTCGTTATACATGTCTTTTACCGACTATGACCTCCTCGGAGCTCCCAGGTGGGTAGGCTTTGACAATTATGTCCACATGTTGACGAGCGACAGTAAATTTTGGCAAGCGATGAAGGTCACGTTTTTTTACACGTTCACCGCTGTTCCGGGGAGACTGATATTTGCATTAATTGTCGCGCTGTTGTTGGTGAAAGTGACCCGGTTCGCAGGCATGTACCGCACGGCTTTGTACATACCATCTATTATCGGAGGTAGTGTAGCTGTCGCAGTGATGTGGCGGCAGTTGTTCGGCAATGAAGGGGCCATTAATTCGTTCCTTGAATTGATGGGATTTGAACCAGTGAGTTGGCTGGGGAATGCGTCGACAGCCATCTGGACTCTGGTCGTTTTGTACGGCTGGCAGTTTGGTTCGTCCATGCTCATATTTTTGGCGGGTTTGAAAAACATTCCGCAGACGTACTATGAGGCGGCGAGTGTGGACGGTGCCAATGCGTGGCAACGATTTTACAAGATCACGATTCCGCTCCTTACGCCGGTTATTTTGTTTAACGTCGTCATGCAGACGATTCAAGGCTTTATGGCATTTACACCGAGCTACATCATTACAGAAGGCGGACCGATGAACAGTACACTCCTGTACGTCCTCTACATGTTTGAGAGAGCTTTTACCTTTTTTGACATGGGTTACGCATCCGCTATGGCGTGGGTGATGTTAATCATTATCGCGATTTTGACGGCTCTCATCTTTAAGAGTTCTCCCTATTGGGTGCACTACGAGTCGGACAACTCTAGATAA
- a CDS encoding carbohydrate ABC transporter permease, whose protein sequence is MLYPILWMVSSSLKDSSSVFVDAHSLWPKDWKISNYIEGWQGFGGISFSTFFTNSFIIVTVATIGSIVFSTIIAYGFARLQFRGKTFWFICMMATMMLPFEIIMVPQYIMFNWAGLINTYYPIILPYFFGYPFFVFLIMQFIRTIPRELDEAAYIDGCNKFTIFSRIIVPLVRPAVMTATIFSLYWRWDDFMGPLIYLNDPSKYPVSLALKLFSDPDNVTDWGQMFAMSTASLIPIFIIFLFFQRYIVEGISTTGLKS, encoded by the coding sequence ATGCTGTACCCGATTCTTTGGATGGTCAGCAGCTCTTTAAAGGACAGTTCGTCCGTTTTTGTCGATGCTCACTCTCTGTGGCCGAAGGATTGGAAAATCAGCAATTATATCGAAGGCTGGCAAGGGTTCGGAGGGATCAGCTTTTCCACGTTTTTTACGAACTCCTTTATTATCGTCACGGTTGCCACAATTGGGTCGATCGTATTTTCGACGATTATTGCGTACGGGTTTGCGCGTCTCCAATTCAGGGGGAAAACGTTTTGGTTTATCTGCATGATGGCCACCATGATGTTGCCGTTTGAGATCATCATGGTACCGCAGTACATCATGTTTAACTGGGCCGGGCTGATCAACACGTACTATCCGATCATCCTCCCTTACTTTTTTGGATATCCGTTTTTTGTCTTCCTCATCATGCAATTTATACGCACGATCCCGAGGGAATTGGATGAAGCGGCTTACATTGACGGTTGCAACAAATTTACGATATTTTCCCGGATCATCGTTCCGTTGGTTCGACCGGCGGTAATGACGGCTACGATTTTTTCCCTTTACTGGCGCTGGGACGACTTTATGGGGCCGCTCATCTACTTAAACGATCCGAGCAAATATCCCGTCTCTCTCGCGTTGAAGCTGTTTTCCGACCCAGATAACGTGACGGACTGGGGTCAAATGTTTGCGATGTCGACAGCTAGCCTCATTCCAATCTTTATCATCTTCTTGTTTTTCCAACGCTATATTGTAGAAGGAATCAGTACGACGGGATTGAAATCTTAG
- a CDS encoding Gfo/Idh/MocA family protein — protein MKRYVVCGVSKRAMDMFIAPIVHTFSDRGELVGLLDVDARRYQVCKQRFPELSNVPEYRPDEFDRMIRETNPDVAIVAGRDDTHVDYVIQGLKAGLDIITEKPMATTAADCQRIIEAESQSNGRVTVTFNYRYNPIHMKIKELISSRRLGRVTSVDLNWYIDTFHGSSYFQRWNRKRAFSGGLSVHKSSHHFDLVNWWIDQKPIEVFAYGALNYYGPEGEMNPRKVNGRFCGTCEDQMHCRYYRRWNTRSESSDVADDHIAGMKQQGKEQYTGYRPDQCIFDAEIDIEDTYTATVKYDQGALLSYSINFSCPYEGYRLAINGTEGRIETMEYHMPERVPFSVPEQTVDFFPLFGSKEVIHVVKREGGHGGGDPALLEDLFLGEDPTRPYPVLSGSRDGAYAVATGEAVWRSVEEHRPVQVEALLTCKSQT, from the coding sequence ATGAAACGATATGTCGTTTGCGGTGTGAGTAAACGTGCCATGGACATGTTTATCGCCCCGATCGTGCACACCTTTTCAGATAGGGGCGAACTGGTCGGATTGTTAGACGTCGATGCCAGACGCTATCAAGTGTGCAAACAGCGCTTTCCTGAACTGTCTAACGTCCCGGAGTACCGTCCGGATGAATTTGACAGAATGATCCGCGAGACGAATCCCGATGTGGCCATTGTGGCTGGACGGGACGACACACACGTCGATTACGTGATTCAAGGGCTCAAGGCTGGTTTGGACATCATTACAGAGAAGCCGATGGCGACGACGGCAGCGGATTGCCAGCGCATCATCGAAGCTGAATCACAAAGCAACGGACGGGTGACGGTCACGTTTAATTACCGCTACAACCCGATCCACATGAAAATTAAAGAATTGATTTCGTCCCGTCGCCTCGGCCGCGTTACATCGGTGGATTTGAATTGGTACATCGACACGTTCCACGGCTCGAGTTACTTTCAGCGCTGGAATCGGAAGCGGGCGTTTTCAGGCGGGTTGTCGGTCCACAAAAGTTCCCATCACTTTGACCTCGTGAACTGGTGGATAGATCAGAAGCCGATAGAGGTCTTCGCCTATGGCGCCCTCAACTATTACGGTCCGGAAGGGGAAATGAATCCTCGGAAGGTGAACGGTCGGTTTTGCGGGACGTGTGAAGATCAGATGCATTGCCGGTATTACCGCCGCTGGAATACTCGCAGCGAGAGTTCCGACGTAGCCGATGACCACATCGCCGGGATGAAGCAACAGGGCAAGGAACAGTATACAGGATACCGCCCGGACCAGTGCATCTTTGATGCAGAAATCGATATTGAAGATACGTACACAGCCACTGTCAAGTACGATCAAGGAGCTCTCCTCAGTTACTCCATCAATTTCTCTTGCCCTTATGAAGGATACCGTCTCGCCATAAACGGCACTGAAGGTCGGATTGAAACGATGGAGTACCACATGCCTGAACGCGTCCCCTTTTCTGTTCCTGAGCAAACTGTGGACTTTTTTCCCCTTTTTGGGTCAAAAGAAGTGATACATGTCGTGAAGCGGGAAGGAGGGCACGGCGGAGGAGACCCGGCTTTGCTCGAAGATCTATTTCTGGGCGAAGACCCCACTCGGCCGTACCCCGTGCTGTCAGGAAGTCGGGACGGCGCTTATGCCGTCGCCACCGGGGAGGCCGTTTGGCGTTCGGTCGAAGAGCACCGGCCAGTACAGGTGGAAGCGTTACTGACCTGTAAATCGCAAACGTGA
- a CDS encoding sensor histidine kinase, with translation MTSVSDAAIYIVTNRSVLQALSRSRITDYDAIVEQRELSKLMNDIASLNQSIHSIELYTDRYELFPKLKEGRIYPIEGLESQRWFKPLADMDNGWVPKHQSVNGEQEFVSYIHSLLNLHGKTVGYVKVNVLIDTVEQLLSDRDGLLLVLDSGDRIILQKNVEPYAEVLDEVARDATLKQTYAEMFNTYQTVEKDGKQYLLILSERSSKHWRLAYLISSDFLYTETKRIGLFVMALGGMSLLLSIPVVYFVGKKIFKPIDDIMGGLKEIEKGNFLFRTKPHFIEEFKLISENFNKMAAQLDQTLKELERKNRAKREAEIKTLQHQIAPHFLYNTLDAIHWKALDYKAEDISYMVSQLSKMFRISLSGGDMFIPLRDEMEHARSYMNIQRARLGVNVTYSENVPAEIKDFYVPKIMLQPFIENSFKHGFPDRSNQIAKITVEAKVKAEDLVINIVDNGIGLQSGWDQKESKGIGIQNVQERIKLYCGPAYGVTLCNRSQGGTAVHIRLPIVQNIKEKIPSDERKKPL, from the coding sequence GTGACGAGCGTCAGCGATGCCGCTATTTACATCGTCACGAACAGGTCCGTTTTACAAGCACTTTCACGGTCTCGGATCACCGATTATGACGCCATCGTTGAGCAAAGGGAACTTTCCAAGCTGATGAATGACATCGCTAGCTTAAATCAATCGATCCATTCCATTGAACTGTACACAGACCGTTACGAACTATTTCCAAAATTAAAGGAAGGGAGAATTTATCCTATTGAGGGATTAGAGAGTCAACGGTGGTTTAAACCGCTTGCCGACATGGATAACGGTTGGGTACCCAAACATCAATCAGTAAACGGGGAGCAGGAATTTGTAAGTTACATCCACTCTTTGCTTAATCTGCACGGAAAAACTGTGGGGTATGTGAAAGTCAATGTTTTAATCGATACGGTCGAACAACTGCTCAGTGACCGAGACGGACTCCTCCTGGTGTTGGATTCCGGCGATCGCATCATTTTACAAAAGAATGTAGAACCTTATGCGGAAGTGCTAGATGAAGTTGCCCGTGATGCCACACTTAAACAGACGTATGCCGAAATGTTTAACACGTATCAAACGGTCGAAAAGGACGGTAAGCAGTATTTGCTGATACTGTCTGAAAGGAGCAGCAAACATTGGCGCTTAGCTTATCTCATTTCTAGCGATTTTTTGTACACAGAAACAAAAAGAATCGGACTGTTTGTCATGGCATTGGGCGGCATGAGTTTGCTCTTATCCATTCCTGTCGTCTATTTCGTAGGGAAAAAGATTTTCAAACCGATTGACGACATCATGGGCGGTTTGAAGGAAATTGAGAAAGGAAACTTTCTATTCCGCACTAAACCGCATTTTATTGAGGAGTTTAAATTGATTTCAGAAAATTTTAATAAAATGGCAGCCCAATTGGATCAAACGTTAAAGGAATTGGAACGTAAAAATCGGGCGAAACGAGAAGCGGAGATAAAAACACTACAACATCAAATTGCTCCGCATTTTTTGTACAACACGTTGGATGCCATTCATTGGAAGGCCCTTGATTATAAAGCGGAAGACATCAGTTATATGGTCAGCCAACTTAGCAAGATGTTTAGGATCAGTCTCAGCGGCGGGGATATGTTTATCCCTTTAAGGGACGAAATGGAGCATGCGCGAAGTTACATGAATATTCAACGTGCAAGGTTGGGTGTCAACGTGACATACAGTGAAAACGTTCCAGCGGAAATCAAAGACTTTTACGTCCCAAAAATCATGTTGCAGCCATTCATTGAAAACAGCTTCAAGCATGGGTTTCCTGACCGTTCGAACCAAATCGCCAAAATAACGGTTGAGGCAAAAGTGAAGGCGGAAGATTTAGTGATCAACATTGTGGACAACGGCATCGGGTTACAGTCGGGTTGGGATCAAAAGGAGTCCAAAGGCATTGGCATACAGAATGTTCAAGAACGCATTAAGCTGTACTGTGGTCCAGCATACGGTGTAACGCTTTGTAACCGCAGTCAAGGCGGCACTGCTGTTCACATTCGGCTGCCGATCGTTCAAAACATAAAAGAGAAGATTCCGTCTGATGAAAGGAAGAAACCTTTATGA